A DNA window from Trichomycterus rosablanca isolate fTriRos1 chromosome 11, fTriRos1.hap1, whole genome shotgun sequence contains the following coding sequences:
- the LOC134323475 gene encoding protein FAM180A, with amino-acid sequence MASKPYFIKFIWLLLYLMVFRHVWHPSSGVSAVQERALITSVSDANLVYEFMLSGLAIDEDNNVVMLDEELASMKRGRVFLTLINDHIPKTTPAMEQLLVSLEEEEESVNQDKFEMLILGIIYSAYQVRKQKQEILQQAWAGVLERLMKVTLVQIRKT; translated from the exons ATGGCGTCAAAaccttattttattaaattcatATGGCTTCTTCTGTATCTCATGGTGTTCAGGCACGTTTGGCATCCATCATCAG GTGTATCAGCAGTTCAAGAGAGAGCTTTAATCACATCTGTTAGTGATGCCAACTTGGTATATGAG TTTATGCTTAGTGGACTTGCAATTGATGAAGACAACAATGTGGTGATGCTGGATGAGGAACTGGCATCTATGAAAAGAGGACGTGTCTTCTTAACCCTTATAAATGATCACATACCCAAAACTACGCCTGCAATGGAGCAACTGCTCGTCTCCCTGGAAGAAGAAGAGGAATCTGTTAATCAGGACAAGTTTGAAATGCTCATATTAGGGATCATCTATTCGGCCTACCAGGTCCGCAAGCAGAAGCAGGAGATTCTGCAGCAAGCTTGGGCAGGTGTGCTCGAGCGCCTAATGAAAGTTACTCTGGTTCAGATACGCAAGACCTAA